A genomic region of Anaerobaca lacustris contains the following coding sequences:
- a CDS encoding glycosyltransferase family 2 protein: MKEDVLERDFPWPKITVVTPSYNQGQYLESTILSVLDQSYPHLEYIVVDGGSTDDSIEIIRRYERHLTGWISEEDGGQAHAIEKGFAGATGELLNWINSDDLLFPGALRRIARAWMAEPRADLVAGVHASCDADGRITRISVPPCRAAFSPRCWIFPIGQPSTFFTRRGYLRVGGIRRDLHAIMDRELYYRMMRSGARLVAAKGLVGAFRYHDRGKTACRRDLWRREIPEFMGSNGISSRRHAAARCWMRLVRCIDGSYWRSWAMTRRLRGMMPQAVE; the protein is encoded by the coding sequence ATGAAGGAAGATGTGTTGGAGCGCGACTTTCCGTGGCCGAAGATCACCGTCGTAACGCCCTCGTACAACCAGGGGCAGTACCTGGAGAGCACCATTCTCAGTGTTCTCGATCAGAGCTATCCCCATCTTGAGTACATCGTCGTCGACGGCGGCAGTACGGACGACAGCATCGAGATCATCCGGCGATACGAGCGGCATCTGACCGGCTGGATCAGTGAAGAAGACGGTGGTCAGGCCCATGCGATCGAGAAAGGATTCGCCGGGGCGACCGGCGAGCTTCTGAACTGGATCAACTCCGACGACCTTCTCTTTCCCGGGGCCCTGAGGCGCATCGCTCGCGCATGGATGGCCGAACCCCGCGCCGATCTGGTTGCGGGAGTGCACGCTTCGTGCGACGCCGACGGACGCATCACGCGGATCAGCGTGCCGCCGTGCCGGGCGGCGTTTTCTCCCCGATGCTGGATATTTCCCATCGGGCAGCCTTCCACGTTTTTCACGCGGAGGGGCTATCTGCGGGTCGGGGGCATACGCCGGGACCTCCATGCCATCATGGACCGCGAGTTGTACTATCGGATGATGAGATCGGGCGCCCGGCTGGTTGCGGCGAAAGGGCTTGTGGGGGCCTTCCGGTACCACGATCGGGGCAAGACGGCGTGCCGCAGGGATCTGTGGCGGCGGGAAATCCCCGAGTTTATGGGGTCCAACGGCATCTCGTCGAGGCGGCATGCGGCGGCGAGGTGCTGGATGCGCCTGGTCCGCTGCATCGACGGCAGCTATTGGCGGTCCTGGGCGATGACGCGGCGGCTGCGCGGTATGATGCCGCAGGCCGTGGAGTGA
- a CDS encoding choice-of-anchor C family protein, whose protein sequence is MKSTWKVYGSVLGVMSLFGAMPLPAGANLIQNGSFEDSIYSSVATWETLYVGSTAIAGWTVIGTGKATDSIDYVGGYWEASHGVRSVDLDGRAASGGVEQAFGTNPGTTYHVSFDIAGNPDWIGIKTMAVSAVGEATQSAIFSFDNTGHSHDSMGWTTVEWFFVADAPSTTLRFVSLTEANKGYGMALDNVVVHVPVPGAVLLGVLGLGGSGGLLRWRRRTA, encoded by the coding sequence ATGAAAAGCACTTGGAAAGTCTACGGGTCCGTTCTCGGCGTTATGTCGCTATTCGGTGCGATGCCGCTGCCGGCCGGCGCCAACCTGATCCAGAACGGCAGCTTCGAAGACAGCATCTATTCGTCCGTCGCTACATGGGAAACGCTCTATGTGGGCTCGACGGCAATTGCAGGCTGGACGGTGATCGGGACGGGGAAAGCGACGGACTCGATCGACTACGTTGGCGGATACTGGGAGGCCTCGCACGGCGTTCGCAGCGTGGACCTGGACGGTCGCGCCGCGAGCGGGGGCGTGGAGCAGGCCTTCGGCACGAATCCCGGAACGACGTACCACGTCTCGTTCGACATCGCCGGCAATCCGGATTGGATCGGGATCAAGACGATGGCGGTTTCCGCCGTCGGCGAAGCGACGCAATCGGCGATCTTCAGCTTCGACAACACGGGGCATTCCCATGACTCGATGGGCTGGACGACGGTGGAGTGGTTCTTCGTCGCCGACGCTCCGAGCACGACGCTTCGATTCGTCTCGCTGACCGAAGCCAACAAGGGATATGGCATGGCGCTGGACAACGTCGTGGTGCACGTGCCGGTCCCCGGGGCGGTGTTGCTGGGAGTGCTGGGGCTTGGCGGCAGCGGCGGCCTGCTGCGGTGGCGTCGGCGTACGGCCTGA
- a CDS encoding Gfo/Idh/MocA family oxidoreductase translates to MNRRRFLRGSLAAGLALSFPGIVAAQKDKTYRTALIGAGWWGTNILREAVACGHCKPVALVDVDRRQLARCGEEVAKWTSETPRHYEDYREMLAAEKPDIAIVATPDHWHALPTIAAVEAGAHVYVEKPISHTIMEGRAMVDAARAAGRVVQVGTHRRVSPHNISGRQFLREGRAGKIGMVKCFVLYGGGPEQPRKNIEPPKELNWDLWCGPAPLRPFNGGAHPRGFRNYLDYANGTLGDWGVHWMDQVLWVMDEKWPKSVHSTGGRPIKGAPILTAEHQTTDAPDHQVANYQFEDFTVTWEHRQFAGNPTDKTESVGCYFYGTKGTFHMGWQRGWTFYPSGRGEPEIHEEPKLNQPDAQNIKELWADFLEAIETSRRPVCDVEAIHYSTNLSLLGMLSYKLGRSVTWDGAKEVCVDDPDANKLLRREYRGPWVYPKV, encoded by the coding sequence ATGAATCGCCGCCGTTTCCTGAGAGGTTCGCTCGCGGCCGGACTGGCCCTGAGCTTTCCCGGCATCGTCGCCGCCCAGAAGGACAAGACCTACCGCACCGCCCTGATCGGCGCCGGCTGGTGGGGCACGAATATCCTGCGGGAGGCAGTGGCCTGCGGCCACTGCAAGCCGGTGGCGCTGGTGGACGTGGACCGTCGCCAGCTCGCCCGATGCGGCGAGGAAGTCGCCAAGTGGACCAGCGAGACGCCCAGGCACTATGAGGACTATCGCGAGATGCTGGCGGCCGAGAAGCCCGACATCGCGATCGTCGCAACGCCGGACCACTGGCACGCCCTGCCGACGATCGCCGCCGTCGAGGCGGGCGCCCACGTGTATGTGGAGAAGCCGATCAGTCATACGATCATGGAAGGCCGGGCGATGGTCGATGCCGCGCGCGCCGCCGGCCGCGTCGTACAGGTGGGCACGCATCGGAGGGTCTCGCCGCACAATATCTCCGGCAGGCAGTTTCTGCGCGAAGGCCGGGCCGGCAAGATCGGAATGGTCAAGTGCTTCGTGCTCTACGGCGGCGGGCCCGAGCAGCCTCGCAAGAACATCGAGCCACCAAAAGAATTGAATTGGGACCTGTGGTGCGGCCCAGCGCCGCTGCGGCCGTTCAACGGCGGCGCGCATCCGCGAGGGTTCCGCAACTATCTCGACTACGCCAACGGCACCTTAGGCGACTGGGGCGTCCACTGGATGGACCAGGTCCTGTGGGTCATGGACGAGAAGTGGCCCAAGAGCGTCCATTCGACCGGCGGGCGGCCGATCAAGGGCGCGCCGATCCTCACGGCCGAACACCAGACGACCGATGCGCCCGACCACCAGGTGGCGAACTATCAGTTCGAGGATTTCACGGTCACGTGGGAGCACCGGCAGTTCGCAGGCAATCCGACGGACAAGACCGAGAGCGTCGGCTGCTATTTCTACGGGACCAAAGGGACGTTCCACATGGGCTGGCAGCGGGGCTGGACGTTCTATCCGAGCGGCCGGGGCGAGCCGGAGATCCATGAAGAGCCGAAGCTGAACCAGCCGGATGCACAGAACATCAAGGAGCTGTGGGCCGACTTCCTCGAAGCAATCGAGACGAGCCGCCGGCCCGTGTGCGACGTTGAGGCGATTCACTACTCGACGAACCTGAGCCTGCTGGGAATGCTGTCGTACAAGCTCGGACGCAGTGTCACGTGGGACGGCGCGAAAGAGGTGTGCGTGGACGACCCCGACGCCAACAAGCTGCTGCGCCGTGAGTACCGGGGCCCCTGGGTCTATCCGAAGGTGTGA
- the hemA gene encoding glutamyl-tRNA reductase, with protein MKLVLDNLTYHDCPVELREKVTFAPEQRQGLLKALHRSDAVQEAVILQTCNRLEFYLYAKKDCDCRALLGEMLASQGAEAAGVWAEHGRETTGIDVARHLFEVAAGLDSQMVGENQILAQVKAAYTESLEARMSKLIFHRLFHHAFRAGKAVRTHTDINCGAVSIGLAAVELARDKVNLRRARALVIGAGENAELVVRYLIKAGLSNLVIANRDVEKARAMARRFGTAKAIGLAEIGGQLADVDLIVGSTAAAEPILTYDNAAWHLSGRTKPMLIVDIAVPRDIDPAMERFDFVTLYNIDDLNGQIDANRDKRNSEVPKARAIVEEFVGVFSLWYESLDLVPVIARLTQAGLDLARSEARRYAGDFGDGNADKLQAFAESLVKKVLHGPISIIKDGSGEPTVEQLQAVDLINRMFLTQDKGGQ; from the coding sequence ATGAAGCTGGTTCTGGACAATCTGACGTATCACGACTGCCCCGTGGAGCTGCGGGAGAAGGTCACCTTTGCGCCCGAGCAGCGACAGGGGCTGCTCAAGGCCCTGCACCGCAGCGACGCCGTGCAGGAGGCGGTGATTCTCCAGACCTGCAACCGACTGGAATTCTACCTCTACGCCAAGAAGGACTGCGATTGCCGGGCCCTTCTGGGCGAGATGCTCGCCTCGCAGGGGGCCGAGGCCGCCGGCGTCTGGGCCGAGCATGGGCGCGAGACGACGGGGATCGACGTGGCCCGCCACCTGTTTGAGGTCGCGGCCGGCCTGGATTCGCAGATGGTCGGCGAGAACCAGATCCTGGCCCAGGTCAAGGCGGCCTACACCGAATCGCTCGAAGCGCGGATGAGCAAGCTGATCTTCCATCGGCTCTTCCACCACGCGTTTCGCGCCGGCAAGGCCGTCCGCACGCACACGGATATCAACTGCGGGGCCGTCTCCATCGGTCTGGCGGCCGTCGAGCTGGCGCGAGATAAGGTGAATCTGCGCCGTGCGCGCGCCCTGGTGATTGGGGCCGGCGAGAACGCCGAGCTGGTGGTCCGCTACCTGATCAAGGCGGGCCTGTCCAATCTGGTGATCGCCAATCGGGATGTGGAGAAGGCCCGGGCGATGGCCCGCCGCTTCGGCACAGCCAAGGCGATCGGTCTGGCCGAGATCGGCGGCCAGCTTGCCGACGTCGATCTGATCGTCGGTTCGACGGCGGCGGCCGAGCCGATCCTGACGTACGACAACGCCGCGTGGCATTTGTCGGGCCGGACCAAGCCGATGCTGATCGTCGATATCGCCGTGCCGCGCGACATCGATCCGGCGATGGAACGCTTCGACTTCGTGACGCTCTACAACATCGACGACCTCAACGGCCAGATCGACGCCAACCGCGACAAACGCAATAGCGAAGTGCCCAAGGCCCGCGCCATCGTCGAGGAGTTCGTCGGTGTGTTCTCGCTGTGGTATGAGTCGCTCGATCTGGTTCCCGTGATCGCGCGATTGACGCAGGCCGGGCTCGATCTGGCCCGCAGCGAGGCCCGACGCTACGCGGGCGATTTCGGCGACGGCAACGCCGACAAGCTTCAGGCGTTCGCCGAGTCGCTCGTCAAGAAGGTCCTGCACGGCCCGATCAGTATCATCAAGGACGGCTCCGGCGAGCCGACCGTCGAGCAGCTCCAGGCCGTCGATCTGATCAACCGGATGTTCCTTACGCAAGACAAGGGCGGACAATGA
- the hemC gene encoding hydroxymethylbilane synthase, translating into MSRVLTVATRRGDLAVVQTQSIIAAIRQRHPDVEVRIREVTSEGDRDRQTILWQLKDTGFFTSRLEDVLLACEADFAVHSFKDLPTRPREGLTVAAVCRRRYPEDCVLAREPVGSLDALGAGARVGTSSLRRGAQLRHLRGDLELVPIRGNVPTRIGKLHDGDLDAIVLARAGIERLDLAAEISFVFDPHRFLPAPAQGALAVQTRCNDEATNEIVATLDDPPARVATDAEREVLTAMKCGCHAPVGAYAEVAGDEMVLAAFIAEPSGCRLLRSRMAGPSAKPHELGRKVARDLLDAGGREILDELEKDRDKGDGTT; encoded by the coding sequence ATGAGTCGGGTCCTGACCGTTGCGACGCGCCGAGGCGACCTGGCTGTCGTCCAGACGCAGAGCATCATCGCCGCAATCCGGCAGCGACACCCCGACGTCGAGGTCCGAATCCGGGAGGTGACCAGCGAAGGCGACCGCGACCGTCAGACGATCCTCTGGCAGCTCAAGGACACCGGCTTCTTCACGTCCCGGCTGGAGGATGTGCTGCTGGCGTGCGAGGCGGATTTCGCGGTGCACAGCTTCAAAGACCTGCCGACGCGCCCGCGCGAGGGATTGACCGTTGCGGCGGTCTGCCGGCGGCGCTATCCCGAAGACTGCGTGCTGGCCCGGGAGCCTGTCGGTTCCCTCGATGCGCTTGGCGCCGGTGCGCGGGTGGGCACATCGAGCCTGCGGCGGGGGGCCCAACTGCGGCACCTGCGGGGCGATCTCGAACTGGTCCCCATCCGGGGCAACGTCCCGACCCGCATCGGCAAGCTGCACGACGGCGACCTGGACGCGATCGTTCTGGCCCGAGCCGGGATCGAACGGCTGGATCTGGCCGCTGAAATCTCCTTCGTCTTCGATCCGCATCGGTTCCTTCCCGCCCCGGCCCAGGGCGCCCTGGCCGTGCAGACCCGCTGCAACGACGAGGCGACCAACGAGATCGTCGCGACGCTGGACGATCCGCCCGCGCGGGTGGCGACCGACGCCGAACGCGAGGTGCTCACGGCGATGAAGTGCGGCTGCCATGCCCCGGTCGGGGCGTATGCCGAAGTGGCCGGCGACGAGATGGTCCTGGCGGCGTTCATCGCCGAGCCGAGCGGCTGTCGCCTGCTTCGGTCGCGGATGGCCGGGCCGTCGGCAAAGCCTCATGAGTTGGGCAGGAAGGTGGCGCGCGACTTGCTCGACGCCGGTGGAAGAGAGATCCTCGACGAGTTGGAAAAGGACAGGGACAAGGGCGATGGTACAACCTAA
- the cobA gene encoding uroporphyrinogen-III C-methyltransferase: MVQPKKGFVYLVGAGPGRADLITLRGAELIRVADCILCDKLANPALLELARPDAEIVHVPKRIGPGSVTQEQINQTLVAKALEGKTVVRLKGGDPCIFGRVTEEVVALNEAGVGFEIVPGVTAAIAASEYTGIMLTDRRYSSQVAFITGREADGKEDSNIDWEVLARFPGTLVFYMGIGVLGRIAERLMACGRAAETPAALVANATLPTQRVVRASLNEIVETCRAERIEPPALIIIGAAAEGDSELDWFMKQPLFGKTIVTTRDTAGNAEFAKKILDRGGNPVAFSTIAIQPLTDSNEFLRVLTHLGDYDWVIFTSPNGVRIFFEAMAALGKDARVFASKRLATLGVKTAATLAQYGIKADFVPTVFTGRELGRQLVAIANLNGKKVLSLRSELATNDLLEVLETGGAIVQDVPLYTAVPKTGDVEALRRQIEDGQIDWLTFASPSAARNFFDAIPPDAVNAGRAKVASIGPVTSEQLNKLGVRVDLTAVEYTTDGLLDAIEAVERGDGS; this comes from the coding sequence ATGGTACAACCTAAGAAGGGCTTTGTGTACCTGGTCGGCGCCGGTCCGGGCCGGGCGGACCTGATCACCTTGCGCGGGGCCGAGCTGATCCGCGTCGCCGATTGCATCCTCTGCGACAAACTGGCAAATCCGGCCCTCCTGGAACTGGCCCGACCCGATGCCGAGATTGTTCACGTCCCCAAGCGGATCGGTCCGGGCTCGGTCACGCAGGAGCAGATCAACCAGACCCTCGTCGCCAAGGCGCTCGAAGGCAAGACCGTGGTCCGGCTCAAAGGCGGTGATCCGTGCATCTTCGGACGGGTCACAGAAGAGGTGGTCGCGCTAAACGAGGCGGGTGTGGGCTTTGAGATCGTCCCCGGCGTCACAGCGGCGATCGCCGCCTCGGAGTACACCGGGATCATGCTGACCGACCGGCGGTACAGCTCGCAGGTCGCGTTCATCACGGGCCGCGAGGCCGACGGCAAGGAAGACAGCAACATCGACTGGGAGGTGCTCGCCCGGTTCCCCGGAACGCTCGTGTTCTATATGGGCATCGGTGTGTTGGGGCGGATCGCCGAGCGGCTGATGGCCTGCGGTCGGGCCGCCGAGACGCCGGCCGCCCTGGTCGCCAACGCGACGCTGCCCACTCAGCGGGTGGTGCGAGCGTCGCTGAACGAGATCGTTGAAACGTGTCGGGCCGAGCGGATCGAGCCGCCCGCCCTGATCATCATCGGCGCCGCCGCCGAGGGCGACAGCGAGCTGGACTGGTTCATGAAGCAACCGCTGTTCGGCAAGACCATCGTCACGACGCGCGATACGGCGGGCAATGCGGAGTTCGCCAAGAAGATCCTCGATCGCGGCGGCAATCCCGTGGCCTTTTCGACGATTGCGATCCAGCCGCTAACGGATAGTAATGAATTCCTCCGTGTCTTGACGCATCTGGGCGACTATGACTGGGTGATCTTCACCAGCCCCAACGGGGTCCGGATCTTCTTCGAGGCGATGGCGGCCCTCGGCAAAGATGCGCGGGTGTTTGCCTCGAAGAGGCTGGCGACGCTCGGCGTCAAGACCGCGGCGACTCTGGCGCAGTATGGGATCAAGGCCGATTTCGTGCCCACGGTGTTCACCGGACGCGAACTGGGTCGGCAGCTCGTCGCCATTGCGAATCTGAACGGCAAGAAGGTCCTGTCGCTGCGCTCGGAACTGGCGACGAACGATCTCCTGGAGGTCCTGGAGACAGGCGGGGCGATCGTTCAGGATGTCCCACTGTACACCGCAGTTCCAAAGACCGGCGATGTCGAGGCCTTGCGCCGGCAGATCGAAGACGGGCAGATCGACTGGCTGACATTCGCCAGCCCGTCGGCGGCGCGGAACTTCTTCGATGCGATCCCGCCGGACGCGGTCAACGCCGGCCGGGCGAAAGTCGCCTCCATCGGCCCGGTGACTTCGGAGCAGTTGAACAAGCTGGGTGTGCGTGTCGATCTGACGGCCGTCGAGTACACTACCGATGGACTGCTGGACGCCATCGAGGCGGTCGAAAGGGGTGACGGCTCATGA
- a CDS encoding exo-alpha-sialidase, protein MTGWRMLLLVVLMAVRIAAEDMRNIRTGWEIPSKNYADQPYVVRTDDDAWLCILTTGSGHEGAVGQHVMTLRSTDQGRTWSTPVDVEPADGPEASYAVLLKAPTGRIFAFYNHNTDNLRRVKADDPPYKGGWCSRVDTLGYYVFKYSDDHGRTWSRQRFAVPVREFEIDRENPYAGEVRFFWNVGKPFVHDGVAHVPLHKVGRFGQAFLARTEGVLLASGNLLTEADPNRVTWRTLPDGDIGLRAPAGGGPIAEEQNFCVLSDGSFFCVYRTIDGHPACTYSRDGGHTWSPPQCMRYADGRLIKHPRAANFAWKCSNGKYLYWFHNHGGRTYDDRNPAWLCGGVEADAPQGKVIRWSQPEIVLFDDDPRVRMSYPDLIEDDGEFYLTETQKTIARVHPIDGTLLEGLWNQFENNEVAPYKRASALEGLAIDLWIEFESLTPGQTILDGRNEQGQGVCLWTAAGGAVEIVLTDGDIESRWSCDGGLLKAGQLHHIVANVDASPRIITFVIDGKLCDGGQTRQFGWGRFDADWRLADLGGSFRVVPEFGGRIHHLRIYNRSLRTSEAVGNYRAGLNAR, encoded by the coding sequence ATGACAGGATGGCGCATGCTTCTGCTCGTTGTGCTGATGGCGGTCCGAATTGCCGCCGAGGACATGCGAAACATTCGCACGGGCTGGGAGATCCCGTCAAAGAATTATGCCGATCAGCCCTACGTTGTCCGGACCGACGACGACGCATGGCTGTGCATTCTCACGACCGGCTCGGGCCATGAAGGCGCCGTCGGGCAGCATGTTATGACGCTGCGCAGCACGGATCAGGGCCGGACGTGGTCGACGCCGGTCGATGTCGAGCCGGCCGATGGACCGGAGGCCTCGTACGCCGTTCTGCTGAAGGCCCCGACCGGGCGCATCTTCGCCTTCTACAACCACAACACCGACAACCTGCGTCGCGTCAAGGCCGACGATCCGCCGTACAAGGGCGGCTGGTGCAGCCGCGTCGATACGCTGGGCTACTACGTTTTCAAGTACAGCGACGATCACGGCCGCACGTGGTCGAGGCAGCGCTTTGCCGTCCCCGTCCGCGAGTTCGAGATCGACCGTGAGAACCCGTACGCCGGCGAGGTGCGGTTCTTCTGGAACGTCGGCAAGCCCTTCGTCCACGACGGCGTGGCCCACGTTCCGCTGCACAAGGTCGGCCGGTTCGGGCAGGCCTTCCTGGCCCGCACCGAAGGCGTGCTGCTGGCGAGCGGCAACCTTCTGACCGAGGCCGACCCGAATCGTGTGACGTGGCGAACATTGCCCGACGGCGACATCGGTCTGCGCGCGCCGGCCGGCGGCGGTCCGATTGCCGAGGAGCAGAACTTCTGCGTCCTCAGCGACGGCTCGTTCTTCTGCGTCTACCGCACGATCGACGGCCATCCGGCGTGCACCTACAGCCGTGACGGTGGACACACCTGGAGCCCGCCCCAATGCATGCGCTATGCCGACGGCCGGCTCATCAAGCACCCGCGCGCCGCCAACTTCGCCTGGAAGTGCTCGAACGGCAAGTATCTCTACTGGTTCCACAATCACGGAGGGCGAACCTACGACGACCGCAATCCCGCCTGGCTCTGCGGAGGCGTCGAGGCCGATGCGCCCCAGGGCAAGGTCATTCGCTGGTCTCAGCCGGAGATCGTGCTATTCGACGACGATCCTCGCGTGCGCATGAGCTATCCCGACCTGATCGAAGACGACGGCGAATTCTATCTGACCGAGACGCAGAAGACGATTGCCCGCGTTCACCCAATCGACGGGACCTTGCTCGAAGGGCTCTGGAATCAGTTCGAGAACAACGAGGTCGCGCCCTATAAGCGGGCCTCTGCTCTCGAAGGCCTCGCCATCGATCTCTGGATCGAGTTCGAGTCGCTGACGCCGGGCCAGACGATTCTGGACGGCCGCAACGAGCAAGGGCAGGGGGTATGCCTGTGGACCGCAGCCGGCGGCGCCGTCGAGATCGTCCTGACCGACGGCGATATCGAGAGCCGCTGGAGTTGCGATGGCGGGCTTCTCAAGGCGGGACAACTGCACCACATCGTCGCGAACGTCGATGCGAGCCCGAGAATCATTACATTTGTCATCGACGGCAAGCTTTGTGACGGCGGCCAGACTCGCCAGTTCGGCTGGGGACGCTTCGACGCCGATTGGCGTCTGGCCGACCTCGGCGGATCGTTTCGGGTCGTCCCGGAGTTCGGCGGCCGCATCCACCATCTGCGCATCTACAATCGATCCCTGCGCACCAGCGAAGCCGTCGGCAACTACCGCGCCGGTCTCAATGCTCGCTGA
- the hemB gene encoding porphobilinogen synthase, with protein MGFPEIRMRRLRSSAAMRRMVRETTLSVDDLVYPLFARPGSNVREPIASMSDCFHLSADRIADEAVQVADLGIPAVLLFGLPERKDEKGSEAWSESGAVQQAIQAIKKRVPGLLVITDVCLCAYTTTGHCGVIKGHRLDNDATCELLAKMALSHAQAGADIVAPSDMMDGRIGAIRQVLERNGFDHVAILSYAAKFASAFYGPFRDAAESAPSPEMAAAGLGDRKTYQMDPANAREAVREIALDIEEGADMVMVKPALSFLDVICRARQQFDCPIAAYNVSGEYMMLHAAAERGLLDRDAAMMEVLTSIKRAGADIVITYHAKAAASLLGRR; from the coding sequence ATGGGCTTTCCCGAAATTCGAATGCGACGGCTTCGCAGCAGTGCCGCGATGCGGCGGATGGTGCGCGAGACGACGTTGAGCGTCGACGACTTGGTCTATCCGCTCTTTGCCCGTCCTGGCAGCAACGTGCGAGAGCCAATCGCTTCGATGTCGGATTGCTTCCATCTTTCCGCCGACCGGATTGCCGACGAGGCAGTCCAGGTTGCCGACCTGGGCATTCCGGCGGTGTTGCTCTTTGGCCTGCCGGAGCGGAAGGACGAGAAGGGTTCGGAGGCCTGGTCGGAAAGCGGGGCGGTTCAGCAGGCGATTCAGGCGATCAAGAAGCGGGTCCCCGGTCTGCTCGTGATTACCGATGTGTGTTTGTGTGCCTACACGACGACAGGCCATTGCGGCGTGATTAAGGGCCACCGCCTCGACAACGACGCGACGTGCGAGCTGCTGGCGAAGATGGCGCTGTCGCATGCCCAGGCGGGCGCCGATATCGTGGCGCCGTCGGACATGATGGACGGCCGGATCGGCGCGATCCGTCAGGTGCTGGAGAGGAACGGTTTCGATCACGTGGCGATCCTGTCGTATGCGGCCAAGTTTGCCTCGGCCTTTTACGGCCCGTTCCGCGACGCCGCAGAATCGGCGCCGTCGCCCGAGATGGCCGCCGCCGGCCTGGGCGACCGCAAGACCTACCAGATGGACCCGGCCAACGCCCGCGAGGCGGTTCGCGAGATTGCCCTCGATATCGAGGAAGGCGCCGACATGGTGATGGTCAAGCCGGCGTTGAGCTTTCTCGACGTGATCTGCCGCGCCCGCCAGCAGTTCGACTGTCCCATCGCCGCCTATAACGTCAGCGGAGAGTACATGATGCTCCACGCGGCCGCCGAACGCGGCCTGCTCGACCGCGATGCCGCCATGATGGAAGTCCTGACCAGCATCAAACGCGCCGGCGCCGACATCGTCATCACCTACCACGCCAAGGCCGCCGCCTCGTTACTCGGACGCAGGTAA